The Pongo abelii isolate AG06213 chromosome 23, NHGRI_mPonAbe1-v2.0_pri, whole genome shotgun sequence nucleotide sequence TTCAGGGCCACTCCTGCTCCTAGAGGGCAGATCATCACTTCATGCCCTTCCTAGTGGAGTCTCACGTGAGGGGTCTGGTTGGTGCAGCCTGGGTTACATGCCTGCATCTTGGCCTCACGGAGGATGGGACTTTAAAACTCCCAAACACAGGAAGCAGGTTCCTCAGTGCTGGACAGCTAAAATCATGATAccttaggttggtgcaaaagtaatcgcagTTTTTGCCGGGAAAAGTGTACTGAAGATGCTGATAACAAATCACTTGCTTTTTGTAATGAGGTCTTCTGCTCTTTTAACTGGCAGGCACTTTGTGGCCTGGAGTCACCCTATGGCTGCAGCAAGGTGAGGATGGGTGGCACTGATGGGAATTAGAGGCCATGAGTCTTAATCCTGGCTCCACCCTTCACTAATCATGGGACTTTGGACAAGCCATTTGAGCTCCTCAACACTGGAATGGGAACCGTGGGGCCAACTTCTGGTTCGCAGGACTGATTGTGAGGGCCACATGAAACAATGTTCCAACAACATCTGAACCCAGAATATTGCATGCAAACGTCAAGGGTCATGATCACCACACACAAAGCACTTGTATTTCTTACTAGTTGAGATACACCTTTTCCCAGGGTTGGCTGGCTGATCTGCCTTCCTGTTATGTCTGAGCAGCTACTGCTATATTGAGAAGAGATCTTGGGTAAGAATGTAAACATCAGTTCCAAATGAGACTCTGCATATGGTGGAATAACAGCTCCCTGCACGTGAGGTCATGTGCAAGACCGCTGCCAGCAGAGGCCCACTCCAGACTTGGCGACGAGGCAAGTGGAAATACTCACCACGGATGTTTCAAAACATTCCAGGCCCTGGCCCAGCGCCCATGCCCGGGCCTCAGCTGAGTCCACTGCTCGTCTGCCGGCCAGGTCTGTCTTGTTCCCAACTAAAACACCTACTCAgaagaaacaaccaaaatatgGCACTTCACTGTCACAGTCTGGAAGGACAGCGGGTGAGATGAGAGCACTATTTTTGAGGGGTGTAAAGCATCCTCTGAGAGCTGCCTGACTCGAGGTGGTGAGCCCCCACAGGGAAAGCTGGGGGTCTCTCGTGCTGGCCCCGAGGACCACAGAGAGACAGGTGGGCTTTGCTTTTCATGCACAGCTTCTGCTAGATCTTTTTTCTAGACCTCACGTGTATCTGTCTCCCTTGCCTCCTTAAAGGGCTGCAAACGCGTGAAGGCGAGGGCCAAATTTATGTGAGCCTTTGTAATAATTCCGAGCACATGGAGCAAACTGTAAACTGGTCATTAATACTAATCTAAGGACTCGGCTCGGAGTCAGGGATTCAGAGGCAATTTAGTTCAGCTCCCAGCTGCATCAGCTGCAGCTAATTTTTGAGCCTGTCTCTGGAGATCACTTTCCCTGGTCTATAATGAGGAGAATTTGTTGATCTCACATAGGGATGAAAAATAAACTGATTTAAAGCATTCAGAAGTGACAACAGGACTTGAATGTTTACTTGTACCccatatacaagaaaaaattagGAACTCTTCCTTGGGGTTAGCTTTCTGGAATTAACCACTGATATTAGAGCACCCTCCCGTTACTGAGTCGCCCCACAGCCCTGCCAGGTGGGTGTCCTCATTCCCATTTCCTAGACTGGGAGAGGTGTGTGTGGTGACTCACCGAGGTTGGCACGGCTGCTAAGCGGCAGGGCCAGTGTATGCCTTAGGCCATCAAAGTCCAAGCCCAGGGCCCCTTCTCCACCCACAGCTACCTCTGCAATGCCCTTGTGCTCTTGAACCGAAGGACAGAGATGCCGCTGGGAAACATGGGTGTCTGCAGCTCGTACCTGGGAGAGAGATGCCTGGAGCCTGTGACCGAGCCTTCTCCAGCCACTTGCTGCAGTTGTTGAAGGATTGTTCATTGGTCACATCATAGACGAGACATAAGACATTGGGACTCTCCCACTGTGCAAGAGGGACAGGATGAGTATGGGTCAGTAACAGGAAAAGTGACTTCAAGGCTGGGAGACAATTTGGCCTTCCAAGGGAAAGGATATGGGGAGCAGAGGGAAACAAGAAACGAAAACAGCCACACCCACAGATGTCAAACAATTTCCCCAAAGGAATGAACGGAGGGCCACGTTcagtggcaggaggcagggctggggcgGTGCCACCAAGGACAAGAGCTCATGTCTGGGCCAGGCTCTGCTGGGCACTTCTGTGCCTCACTGTGAAACCTCCCAACTCGGTAGAGTGTCTGAATATTCCCACTTTGTAGCTGAAGAAACCAAATTCAGGGAGGGTAAGTGACTTGTCCAGGCCTGACAggctttaaaaacaaagacaatgaTGACAGAGATGGGGGACGACTGAGGTCTTCTCTACCCATCAATCTGCTTTCACCTGCAGCtggcctcattcattcattcattctccacACATTCTTACTgagagcccaccaccatgcaagTTACGTTTTTGTGCTTTGCAGCCCTGAAAGAAGATTCTTTCTTCATTAGCCAGCCTGGGAAGCTTGTTTGCTTGCATCTTCTTAACAAGGGCtggcttgttaaaatgcagaggGCACTTTCTGCTTCTCTTGCCATCTCTGCATCAGCCTAATCCAAACCACACTGACAACTGGACAGGGCTCCATGACCCAGTTAAGAGCCAAGTCTACACTCTCAGGGGCTGTCGCCTTCAGGGGCTGCTCAGAGTCCTGGGATGTCCTGCTGCCTGCCCCTGGACATAGAACGGCCCTGTACAGGCTGTGGGTGCGTGTCCTGGTGCTCGTGACTCTTGGCCATGCCCTGGTTTCTGGATCCCCCAACCTCGCACAATTAGGACCTGGTTTATTTCCGGGGTGTCAGTAACCTCCCAGGGTACAGAGGAGAATCCTTTTCCCTCCAGATTGGATTCCCTTTCGGATCCTTGGAAGGCCAGCCCAGAGTCCACTCTGGAGGGCTCCTCCTTACCCTACAAGGCTGTGGTGGCTTCTGGCAGTGTCAGGGATGGGAGGACCGGGGACTAAACTGATGAACCCTTCACTCCACAGATTAACTCTTGAACTCCTGCTAGAACACATTGAGCTCTGTTACATGCACACAGGAGACACCTCAACGTGGTTTTAATTCAAGAAACCCTCCTTCTTCCAGGCTTCAGTGAGGGGGTCCTGGAGAGGCCTGGCATCAAGCTAAAGCCAGAGCGGGTGAACCAGGAGTCAGGGCCGGCTGGAGGGGAGGGTGTGAGCTGACGGGTGGCACATGGCCTGGATTTGCCCAAATACATCTTCCCTTCTGCTGGGCATGGCAGCCCCAGTGCCAGGCCATGCACACAGTAGGCAATTGGGGCGAACGTCGTGAACCGATGCATGAAGCCAACTCTGTATGAAATCACTATCGTTAGATCTACTTCTCTTAGGCAACAAAAAAAGGGGCAGAAAACAGTTCCCATTAAAATGTGGCTGTTCTTGGAAAGGCAGGGGAGGGCTCTGGAGAACTCAAACCTTCTAATTAGCTCACTGGCCCAGATTAGTGAGACTGTTACCGTGGAAGGTACAGCAAGTGGATCCTGCGAGGCTGGTGGGACGGGGGTGGATGGGGCATGGTGAGGCCTGGGCAGCAACAGGGGCATGTTCCAGAGCAAACCCCAGTGGAACGGCAGAAAGTGAGCCTCGTTATAGGCTGAGGCCTCTACAGCACTTCCCAGAGGGGAAAGAGGCAGTCTGTACTGTCCTGGGAGGTAGGGGACACCATCTGAAAGGACACCATCAGGAGGGTGTTGCTCTAAAGAAGGGAGGCCTCACACGGGGAGGGCTGCAAGGACCGAGCCACAGGGCTCTTGGCCCATTGGATCCTGGGCACCCCAGAGCTGGGGCCCGGGCAGTCACGCGCATCAGCTGCTCCTTCTTGCCAAGTAGCCACGAGTCCTGGGCTGGGAGGAATGCCCCTTAAAGAGCAATGCCGTGGGAGCTTCCCAATAGCACAGTGCAGGGAAATTGCTGTGTGAGCACTGTCAGGGGTAAACGTTTTGGCAGGAGGTGGTGATGGTCAGGAAAAAGATCATGTGCTACTTGCCAGTTTATCCAGCATTTCCGAAAACAGTTCCTTGCCAGGAGAGTCAAAAATGAAGAGTTCCTATAATCAGAAAAGCAAGAAAAGTCTCCACATGGAAAAACCACAAGCTACGAGTCACTGGTATCACTCTCAACTCACACTGGACTTGTCTTAGAGGAGAAACACAGGCACCCACATCTTCACACATGCTCTGTCTTTTCTCCCAGGCATGAGAGAAGATGAAGGGGAAAGGAGCGAACTCCAGAGTCTTAGAGAGGCAGTACGACGGGTTCTCGCACCAACCAGCACTTTCTGTGTGGAGTCTCACCTCTTGTAACCCTGACTGCAAAAATACCAGGAACAAGCTGACTTCCCACCTGGCAGAACAGAACGCTAAACAGGCCGGCGAGTGCTCTGGTTTCCAAAAGGTCATTCTGCACTTTGTTAACCAAATTGATTTTCAAATCTTAGAACAATTCTTTCTAAACGAGGTCACGGAGTAGGCCTGGGGAAGGTGTTTCAAGTAGGACATTCTGTAACCCTTCTGGGATGGCTAAGGTATGATGCAGACAGAGGGTGCGGGATGACCCTTCCTGCCCTGTCCAAACCTTCCTCAGCCCATGTGAGAGCCCCCAGGGCTGCTCCCCTAGGAAATCACCCCTCGGCTCCCCCACAAGCTCCCTCCTGGCACTGGGTATTTCCTGGCTGGCCTCTGATCCCCGGCATACGCCGTCTAAACATCAGTACCATTGTCTGTTTTGCATATTGGTTACCTGGGAACTCACCTTTCTCTTCATCAGAAGtacttatactttttttttttttttttttgctcaccGACCTCTTTAGGAATCTGGTGAAAGCTACAAACCCTCTCTctagaaaaacacacacaaacacaacatcTTGCAATTCACTTTCAAGAGCCCCAGGTTCCCATAAAGAGACTCAAGAACCTTGATAGTAGAGAACAAGTTCTTCAAGGGCCAGGCCCATATCCtagtcctccttccttccttcctcctccacctcctcagtCCTTCCCTTGAATGCTTCCCGATTCTATTCCAAAATGCTCAGACAAGTCTAGACCACAGCCTTGCACTGCATCTCTCCTAGGGAGGATGGTGTGACCACAGAGACCCCGGGCCCAGCTGGGGGAGCCCTGAGTTCCCTTGGGTAAAGGCATCACTCACCACACTGTCTCCCGTGTCAGGAACTGGCACTGTCTTCACCACCAAATCCATTCCTGTTGTCTGCCGAGGAACACCAAGAATGTTAGCATTGAGGGCCCCCAAAGGGAGAGCATGTTACAGGAGGACACACACAAGCACCCCGAACCCAGGAGGGCTATCTCACAAGCACCCCGATCCCAGGAGGGCTATCTCCAGTGGAAGGGTTTGTTCTGGACTCATTCTGGTGAGAAGCAGCTCAGCATGCAGAAGTCAGAGGGGACCAACTAGTCCTCTCCACCTCCCTGCCCCGATGTGAGCTGCTACACGTGGTGGCCAAGTTGCTTGTGGCCATTCTGCTCTGTAGCCGACCTCTCACCCTGGGCTAGTGGAAAAAACGATCTCCACGTGGCCCTCCGAGCAGCCTTTCATCAGCTGTCTTAAGGCTTCCCTCAAGGAACTTCGCAGTCACTCACTCATGGTGAACCGAGCACTTCTCTTTAAGCTGTGTCCAGGTCTTGACTCCCCAGCTCACCAGGGTGTAGCTTTTCTGGAAATGGGCTCCGTCACTGCGGAAGATCTGTGCCAGGGCGGTCTTGCCCACTGCTGGGTCTCCTTTGagatcagaaaagaagaaaaagaacgcCTTAGTTCTCATCCAACTTGAGAATCTCCCGCTGCAGAATATTAGTCTAGAAACCAAAAACTTCAATGAGTTTTGAGAGATGTACTTGCCTCTCACGGGAACTTGTTCTGAGGCCGTGGGCAGGGCACAGGTCCATGAGACTGATCTGCAAACCTCACAACAGCCAGAGCACATTTCTGCACGGCTAAGCCTTTTATCCATGGGAACTGACCCAGAAGGTAACAGAGCTTACGGAGGGCTTTGGGGCCCTGGAAACGGAACTGACGCTCTTCCACTGAAACATGCCCTATGGGAAAAAGCTGTCACTTCCAAACTGGAATTTACTTTGAAGTCTTGAAGGTAAAGAATTGTGACTGGCACTGACAGGCAGACTCACCTGTCCAACTGACCCAATCTGGGTTGACAGCTTCCACCTGAATACTTTTTTGTGTGGGGGGGTCGGGGGTGGAAGAGTCTCTGCATTTGTGGGAAGCAAGAAGTCTGAGGCTACGTTCGTCATTCTGAAATCTCTTTCCAAATGCTGTGCTCTGTCTCCATCGCAGAATACCTGTCTGTGACCCGAGGATTCATCTTCCCAGGGGCCTCTCCACCAATTCTATCCACAATAGCAGTCACCTCCTCCAAGCTCGTCTCTCACCTACTGGCTTCATCTCCCTCTCCTCTGCTGGTCAACAGCCCCAGAAACTGGTCCCTCAGAACTAAAGGTTTATGTCGCAGTTTTCAGTCTGAGACCTGAGCCTTTCACAAAACTGCTGGGAGCCATTTAATCGAGCACTCCTCCTGTGCCCGTCACGGGTGCTGGAAGCTCTCCCTGCCCATCTTTAATTCCCTTTGCCCTCCCCATTTTCCCTCTCAAGGCTCTGCTGAGCCTCCTTTGATGCTGATTGTTTCCATTTGCAACCTCTTTTCCTCCTGAGTCTTACATGGACTTGCACTCCACCGTCCAGGCCCTGGCAGAACATGTGCTTTCTGCTTCTCATCCTCTGGATCCTTAGCAAAATCAACACCGCACTCCGCGGCTTCCAACTCACATCACTTGGTACCATCTCTTCACCTTTGCTTCCCATTTTACAGTCGGCTTCAACACTTCTTTCCTCGACTGctcaacagtctgccactgttcaCTTTTCAGTTTTGACTTTTCCCACCTATAATTTTCTCTTGTAAGACAATTATTTCAATGCTTGTGGCATTTCATTTTATGTGAACTCCTCCAGGTTTGAGTGAGCTATTCAGGTCCTGCTTTTCTATTTGTCATCACTCCTTAGAAGGGAACCAATATGTGCTGAGCCTCCTCATGGGCCTGTTCACACAATCCCATTCATTCCTTCCCCGCCAAGGTATCATTAATCTCACCtgacagatgaagagactgaggctcagagaggctggatAACTCGCCCAGGATTCCAACCTCATGCTCTTCCCAGGCCCTGCCCCTCTCCTAGAGCTCAGGGACCACTTCTGAcacttttcttgttttgagacggagtctctgtcatgcaggctgaagtacagtggtgagatctaggctcgctgcaacctccgcctcctgggttcaagtgattctcctgtcttagcctcccgagtagctgggactacaggtgcgcgccaccatgcccagctaatttttgtatttttagtagagacagggtttcagttgGCCAGCCTGATcacaaactcttgatctcaggtgatctgcctgcctctgcctcccaaactgctgggattacaggcatgagttctGACCCATTTTTAATGCTGCCCCTCCAGGACCTCCTCACCACAGCCTTCCATGACATCTGGGGCAACCACAGCCTAGACTGTCACGGGGTACCCATCCATCTCGGAGCAAACAGAGCGCATCGCTTTCCTTCCTTGGGCCCTGACTGCGCCCGCCCTCCCGACTCCAGCTGTCCTCCTGAATCCAGCTGGAAGTCGGCTCCTCCTGCTTATGAGATTCCCCACAGATTTGTTCTGGTTAATTTCATAAATCTTTCCTCTGACTGTCAGTCAGAGTCACCAACACTTACAAGAAGCTGCCTGTGTTGGCTATGAGGGCTCAGAAGCACAGGGAGGTGAAATAACAGATAAACACATTTGCAGAGCAACAGGATGACAAGTGCAAATTCAAACAGCACAAACTGAGAAGCAAGGCATCTGGGGAGCATCCaggaaagaaatgaatgagagGGTTCATTGGGGAGGGAGGCTTCCCTAGGGGtaagagctgggcctgggggtGACAGCAGGCAGGGCGCTGCAAGACAGAGAGGATGACGTCTGCAAGGGCACGATGCAAGGTCACCTGTGACCTCACAGTTGCCAAGGCTGATGGCCTTTTCTTGGTTCTCATCCTCCTTGACGTCTCTGAAGGATGTGAGTCAGCCTGAAGTGACCCCTTCCTTCCCGAGTCCTGTCCCCGTGGCCTCAGTGACCCTGCCCTGGCCTGGTTCTCCTGCCATCTGCCTGCACCTCTGCCCCCCGAGTGTGGTCATTCCCATGGGCCTGTCATCGGTGGCGCTCTGCtcccagtccactccatcccactgacTCTCGTCACCTTGACAGAAGGCAGGAGCTCCCTCCCAAGCTTTGTCTGTATATCCAAAAACCCATGTGTGTTGCCACTAGAATGAAGGACCTTCCTCCAACCTCAGTCTGTCTACAGCCAAACTCTGTCATGCCCTGGTCCTGAGTGGGCTGCCCCCATCACCCAAGCTTTCTGTTTGTGATGCCACCGTGTGTTTTCATAGTCCCCAGATTCAACGGGTCACCTCtgacttctcctcctccttcctcccgtCTCCAGGCGGCCTCCCTTGCACTCCTTACATCCTTGGCTGAGTCTCAGCCCACCTCTGCTCGGCCCTCCCTGCTGACCCCGCCCCAGTTAGCTCAGACCTCACTGCTGGGTTTCTATCTCAGCCCCAAGCCCATCCTTCCACAGTGTGCTGGGGAGGGGCCTCTGCAGACACGTTTCTCCCTTGCTAGGAGCTTCCTGTTAGGCTCTGCCAATGGGAGTTCTGGAAGAAGAAGGGAAGGCTGGTGTCGGGGGAGAGGACACTGCTCTTCCCACCTGCTTCTCCTTTTTCTTAGTACTACCCTAGCAATGGCCTGCACCCCAGCAGCACTAACTGCTTCCTGTcttgggggggggtgtgtgtgtgtgtgtgtgtgtgtgtgtgtactgctTCCTGTcttgggggggtgtgtgtgtgtgtgtgtgtgtgtgtgtgtgtttccctacTCCCAGACCAGCTTATTGTTGCCCCCAGAGGAACCAGCACCAGCGGTCAGTGCCCTCTTCTCAGAGATCCACACCTTGGCTCCCAGCGCCCCTCCTCCCTGCTTCTGGGCTGAGAGCCCCACATGCTTCCCTCTGCTTCCCCAGCTCGAGAGGCAGTGCTCCTTCCTGCAGTTACTACCcgtgctgcctcagtctccccctTTTCCTCTTCCAGTCCTCTAGCACCTGTGTCATTCACATCCTACTGAAATCCTCACTGTTGAAATGCCGAGCAGAGTTGCTGGTTTTTGCCTGGCCCCTGACTTACGTAGTccttggtaccaggagtggtctTAAAACACGGACCCTCCAGGATGGTTTGGAACTGGTTTGGTGTGTCTTGCCCTGAACACAGGGCTGGGCTCCTCCCAGTGGGAAATGGGTCCTGGTGCTCTGTGGCATGTGCTGGGGTCACGTGGCGGGTGACTGAACTCCTGAGGTGCCGGCACCAGCCGGGTGGGGCCCCTTCCTCAGGGGTCCGGATCCCAGCTCCCTGGGGCTCTTCAAGCTTCTGACACCTCCGACCTCTGCCCGCCACTCTGTGTCATCTCAATGCTGCCTTCTTGCTTCCTCAGTTCTCCAACACTTGATGAAGCAATTCCATACATTAAAATTTCTCTGCTGAAATGACGACTGCATTTTCTGTCTTCCTGACTGGGCCTTGAAcacttcttttctctctgttttctcccGGCTCTAATCTGCCCAGAGTGTGGCATCAAGAGATGGACCCTCATAACACAGTGCCTCCATTTCGGCAAACCTTCACACAAACCCCACTGAGGATTCCTTCATAGCCTACCCATCTCCACGGTCAGCCCTAACCCACCTTCCCACTCTCTCCCCAATAATCCCTTACCCCAAATCTGGGCTCTGCATTCCTGTTCTCCCAGTCCCTGAAAATTCCTCAAGGCCACCTCCTTCCAGGTACCCCTAGACCAAATTCAAATCCTGTCCATTCTCTGCAAGGAAAGCTCAAATAATACCCTTCCTGCACAGCCTCTGAAGGCCATCTCTCCCTCCTTCATCTTTATCTGTGTGGCTAATGTGGGTCGTTGCTCAGTGGTAGTGCAAGATGTGATGTCACAGCAACCCTCCCAGGAGGCTCTATTACCATCTCCGTGTATATCAAGAGGCAGAATATTATGGTACTTAAGGGCACAGACTCTGGGGCCAGACTCCAGCTCCatcactttctagctgtgtgagtTTAAatcagttacttaacctctctgtgcctcagttgcaACATGTATAACGTAAGATAATCATAGCACCTACCTTGCAGAATTGTTATGAGGatttaatgagttaatatgtacagtgcctggcatatataagtactatttaagtattttttaaaaggtaaaccaAATACAGATCAATGTCaaatgttgttttctttcttctccagaaACAGAACAAGTAGCAGCTGTGCCTGGAGGCATTTCCCCGCATTTGGCACACAAAGGGCATTTGCTTTGTGTTCACTGTGTTAGAACTTAGTTCTTCCTTGAGTGCAACTGATTCATGCTTGCAGGCCCACTGCATCTTGCACGGTGACTCTGACGTAGTAGGTGCTCGGTGAGTATCTGTTCAATGCATAAACACTTGAACTGAACGTGAGGTCCTTCAATGACCagttatgtgaaagaaaaaacagagtaaCTCAGTTTAAACAGTAGGGCTGTGGGTCAtggatggaaaaataaaaccaatggtgtgtgtgtggtggggatggGTGGGGGGTGTCAGAGGGGGCTGATTTCTGGGCTGAGGTTCTTTTGGTCCCTGGAAACTTCCAAGAGGAAATGCTGTGGAAGCCCTGAAAAGAGGCTGCAGATGGAGGCGCAGGCTGGAGTTCAGGAGCCACTAACCAGGCAGTCGCTGCACTCAGGTGAAAGAACTACCCAAGGGAGTTGAAGGTAAAGAAGGGcacaaagaggccaggcacggtgggtggctcacgcctgtaatcccagcactttgggaggctgaggcgggtggatcacttgaggtctggagttcaagaccaacctgatcaacatggtgaaaccccatctctgctaaaaatacaaaaattaactgggcatggtggcgtgtgcctgtatccccagctgctccggaggctgaggcagggaatcatttaaacccaggaggcgaaagttgcagtgagctaagattgtgcaccactgcattccagcctgggagacagagtgaaattatgcctcaaaaaaaaaaaaaaaaaaaaagggcctggcacagtggctcacgcctgtaatcccagcactttgggaggccgaggcgggcagatcacctgaggtcaggagttcaagaccagcctggctaacatggtgaaacccagtctccattaaaaatacaaaaaattagctgggtatggtggtgggtgcctgtaatcccagctacttgggaggctgaggcaggagaatcgcttgaatccaggaggtggaggttgcagtgagctgagattgtgccattgcactccagcttaggcaatgagagtgaaactccgtctcaaaaaaaaaaaaaaaaaaaaaaatagaaggacaCAGAGGAGCACTGCTTGAGGATAGTGTAGCTTGGGCTAAAGCCCTGGAAATCAGATTGGGACCCAGGGTCTGGATCATACAGCTCTGCCACTTCCAGCTCTGTGACCCACGGcaaatgttctcatttttctgggcctcagttgcctcatctgtaaatgaggaTGGCAATAATACCAATCCCACAGGGTTGCTATGAGGATTCAGTGAGACCACCTGTATTGAGGGTCTAGCACAGAGCTGATGCATCCAAAGCTCTCAGTGAGTTAGCTCCATGATGAAAACCGAATTTAAAAAGAACCCAGAGAGaagcccattttaaaaaaaatgtaacttcAGAAAATAATGTTCCCACCTTATCCATAAGGAAATTAAAGCTCAAAAAGTGCTTTGTCCAAGACGACACAGCCAATAAGAGGAACAGGCAAAATTACTTTTGTTACACAACACTGCCTCCTCTGGTGCTCTGGAAACTGGAGACTCTCCTGAGAACCACTAATTTATTTTGTTCCAGTATGATTCAGTTACTACTGTCAGTCATCTTTCTGTGTGacccttttattttcaaattataaaagccattaaaaatattatcatttattcTCAGTCTGGAAGaggggaattttttaaaaaaggaatctctttttctctatataaATTTCTCACCACTTCTTTCCTGAGCTGGCCAGGGAAGCCTGGAAATGTCACAGGTTTCAACAGAAACATGAGTTAAGAGTTTTGGAGTTGGGCAGATCTAGGGGCTGAAATCCTGCATAGGGCCTTCACTAGAGGTTGACCTTGGCTGAcatctctcagagcctcagtaAGATCAGAACAATCCAgtacctggccaggcacagtggctcatgcctgtaatcccagcactttgggaggccgaggtgggtggatcacctgaagtcaggagttcgagaccagtctggccaacatggtgaaatcccagctctattaaaaataaaaaaaaaaaaattagccgggcatggtggcgtgcgcctgtaatcccagctactcgggaggctgaggcagaggaattgcttgaaccaggggggtggaggttgcagtgagccgagatcgcaccactgccctccagcctgggcaacagcgcgagactctgtctgaaaaaaaaaaaaaaaaaaaatccagtaccCAGCCCAGTGTGCTATGGTGAGATGATTACATGAAATATGTGTGCTTCACATGCAGTAAGCACTCAGTAACATGCATATGTGTTTTGCAGTCTATAATCCAAGCTTATTGTTTTTCTAAATGTGCAGACTGATACAAATGTGCATGCCACATATTCATCCATtctaaaagtatttat carries:
- the IFT27 gene encoding intraflagellar transport protein 27 homolog isoform X2, with the protein product MDKRLSRAEMCSGCCEVCRSVSWTCALPTASEQVPVRGDPAVGKTALAQIFRSDGAHFQKSYTLTTGMDLVVKTVPVPDTGDSVELFIFDSPGKELFSEMLDKLWESPNVLCLVYDVTNEQSFNNCSKWLEKARSQAPGISLPGVLVGNKTDLAGRRAVDSAEARAWALGQGLECFETSVKEMENFEAPFHCLAKQFHQLYQEKVEVFRALA
- the IFT27 gene encoding intraflagellar transport protein 27 homolog isoform X3; its protein translation is MVKLAAKCILAGDPAVGKTALAQIFRSDGAHFQKSYTLTTGMDLVVKTVPVPDTGDSVELFIFDSPGKELFSEMLDKLWESPNVLCLVYDVTNEQSFNNCSKWLEKARSQAPGISLPGVLVGNKTDLAGRRAVDSAEARAWALGQGLECFETSVKEMENFEAPFHCLAKQFHQLYQEKVEVFRALA
- the IFT27 gene encoding intraflagellar transport protein 27 homolog isoform X1, producing MVKLAAKCILAELGFHHVGQTGLELLTSGDPPTSASQSAGITGMSHCAWPGDPAVGKTALAQIFRSDGAHFQKSYTLTTGMDLVVKTVPVPDTGDSVELFIFDSPGKELFSEMLDKLWESPNVLCLVYDVTNEQSFNNCSKWLEKARSQAPGISLPGVLVGNKTDLAGRRAVDSAEARAWALGQGLECFETSVKEMENFEAPFHCLAKQFHQLYQEKVEVFRALA